GCACGATCGTCTCGGGATCAAACATGGAAGGATTCATGGCAAACGAGGCTCCGGCCGCGTGTTCGATATCCTGATCCACGGGAAATATGGAAATATAACCCGTGCCCCCAAGACGACCGGCATTGAAAAGCCGCTGAAGATTGCCGAGCACGGCCGGCTTGCGATCGGTCGGGATCATGACCCGATCAATAAAATCGGGACCTGGAAGATGAAGGCTATCGCGCCGGATGGTTTCGCAGCGGTGCTCCAAAAGCGACCGGGCCTGAGGTCCCAGAAGTTCCGCAATTTTCGCCGTGGATAGAAAGTCTGCCATGGGGAATCCTTCGAGTTAAGGGCCTACTTGAAAAATGTTGTTATTCAGGCCGATTTTAACTTTTCCAGCACAGCGGCCGCCCACCCTGATGGCAAAAGCGTGACCCGCGGTGGTGTCCACCAAAAGCGGACGCCCGGGACGCCCCCAGCCCATAAAGGTCCAGCGACCCTGAGTATCAATCCAGTGCACTTCAAAATCCACGCCGCCCTGAAAACTGGCTCGGAGCCGCAGAGGACCATTGAAGGACCGGATATCCTTATCACAGCCATAGGCTGCTGCATAGGTAGGAACGTTTTCAAGAGTGGGAGGTGAAGGCGGTGTTGGAGGCGAAGGCGGTGTTGGAGGCGAAGGCGGTGTTGGAGCGGTCGGCGGTGTTGGAGGCGTCACAGGACCATCCTGGTCCCGGCGCAGACGGCCCTGGAAAAAAGCCGATTGGATAGCCGTCCGGTAGGATTCCACCGCACAGGAGGACGTATCCAGACGCAGGCTCTCCCGCGGATCCTGGGGCCGGGATTCATTCCAATAGTTCACGAGTCTGAACTGGGAAAATTGCTTGGGAATGACGTCAAGGGAACTCTTGAGCCAATCCGCTTTACGGCAGGATTGGGCGGGATCTTCGAGGACAGCAAACTTGAAAAGACCTTTCGACGCGCGTTCCGAAACCGCTAAAAATTCCGACCAGCGGTTTTTTTGCACGGGCGATTCCCCGAGCAAAACGTCCTGAAATTGGGGGTAGCTGGAAACATTCTGCAGGTCATGAGCACCTAGCACAGTCAGTCCCAACCAATCGACATAATCGTCTCCAGGATAATAATTTTTCATGGCGTTCCAGACCTCGGAGGGCCGCGCTTCGCTTTCAAGGTGAAGCGCCCAGGTAATGTTGATGGCTCCGACATCCGCGCGTCGAGCCAGATCAATGAGATGACGATACGCGTCCCGATAAATTTCGGGCCCATCCGCCGTTTCCGGGTCACCCCAGCCTTTGGTCTCGGCCCCTCCATAAAGCGAGCCGCTGTGCCGATAGCGGCCTCCATTCGGTTCCGGTGCGAAGGCGATCATGAGTGGAATGCGTTCTCCATCCCTTCCTTTCAAAGCGGCAATGGACTGCAGCATTTTCACAAGGGGAGCATCGAAACTGCCATCGGCGATCTTCCGAAGATCAAAGATCGGATCAGGCTTTCCCGTATCAAGCGAACTATCAAGACCAGGGATGATCCGCACCAAAGCAAAATAACCCGCCGCATAAAGACCAGTGACGGCTTCGCCAGGAAATTCAAAACCATTGCGCCAGTTGCTTTGGAGGCTGACGAGCTGCAGTTTGCGTCCCGCCTGTTCCTCATAACGCCGCACGCGATCCAAAAGATCAGCACTTGAGGCCACGGAATCTTTGGTATCAAGAAAGGCACTGTGAAAAGCGCCCCGTTCGGGAGCCTTTATTTTCAATCCAGATTGGGGACCGATAGGAACTGTAAATCCATCCTGGGCAAAAACGGAAGTAAGACTGCTCCAAACAATGAGACTACAAAAAGCTTTGCATTGCCATAGTTTCATGGGTTTTCCTCCTTGATCCTGCCAGTCCAAAATCGTCCGCGTATGACTGTTGAATCTGATAGGACCGGAGCCTGGAATCAATCGCCAAGTTTGAATCTTGTCGTTTTGTATATTTGCTGCGGCACGATCTCTGCAAGAATGGGAATACGAAATCGAAGGATCTTCGTAAAAGCCGCAGAATCCCATCGCATAGGTTCCCACAGCGCGGATAAGCCTTCATAAAAATCCCGGTCAGTCTCAATCTTTAAAGGGAACGCTCCGCTCGGAATGCCCCGGATAACGAGCTGTCGGATATCACTATCCCGAATTATCAAATAATTCCAAGCTGTTGCATGGATCATTTCGCATTTATCTATTTTTAATGATTCTTCTTCTGACATTTATGCGAAACCCCGCAGTCCGCGTCCGCCTGTCAAATCCATGGTTTAGTCGCAAAACCCATGGCGGCTCTGGCCTTGCAACAGTGTTTGGGCTAGGACGGAAAAACAAGCTAAGAAAAGAGGAGTGGGGTTCATGAGAATTCATCCGAAGTGGATCTATGTATCGGTCCTCGTCACGATGATCGGCTGTACCTTGAAAAAGGAACGCTTCAATCCCAGCATGCCCGCGGCTCAAGAACCGGCGCCCGCCGTGCAGATGCCAGAGCCTTCCAGCACCATGGAAAAAGCTGAAGACGCGGCCCCGGCCCCCAAACCCATGGAAGCGAAAACTCCAAGGGAAGCCCAGATGGACGCGAAAACTTTTCTGGCTTTGAGTGAAGAAGAAGCCATGCATGGCCTGAAGCACGGCGAAGAGCAGATGAAAGTCGTCTGCGAGAAAATCGCCAGCATGCCGAACATTGCCAATAACGCTGTCATGCAGAAATTCTGTGCGCAGAAGATGAGGCCCAAGAGCCTGATCGAACTTCAAACCATCCTGGGTCTTCAGATCGTTAACCCCAATCTGACGACACGCGGTGATAACGGCAGTGGCGGTAACCCCGCCTTTGCCGTCCAGGGTCATTCCAGTTCGCTCGTCGGCCGCTTCGTATCCGCGATCAACCCGCGCGTTCTGCTCATGAGCGCCGGCGCGGTCGGCAACGTGGATCCTAACTTCGTGATCATGGGCTTCGTTCGGGGCGAGCAGTTCGCCGAGATCATCATCAACTCCCCCACGGGACCAGAATTCTTCCTGGCCGGATTCAAACAGGCCTGTAACAGCAAGCCGGAAGGCTGCAGTGCCGGCGACCTTCTGACTCCAGCCATCGAAAGCAACTGGACGGAATTTTCCCTTTATCACGAAGACGAAATCAAAAACAGCATCGTGGACTGCCGTCAGTGCCATCAGACAGCCGGTCCTGGCACACCCAAAATCCTGCGCATGCAGGAGCTGCAGAATCCATGGACGCACTTCTTCCGTGATAACACGGCCGGCATCAACCTCATCAACGATTACTATGCTGCTCACGGCACCGAAGAGGTTTACGGCGGTATTCCCGGCCCCATGATCCGTGCTTCAGACCCTGCGAACCTTGAAGACACCGTTCGTGAAAACGGTTCGAACGTGCAGCCGAATGAATTCAATACCGATCAGATTCAGGCAGAGGTCGAGCAGTCGTCGCCCAACCAGCCCGAAGACAATACAATTCCTGGCCGCAGTGCCACCTGGGATGCGCTTTTCGCTCGCGTCCTGACCGGCGAGATGATTCCTGTGCCTTATCATGATGTGAAGGTGACCGAACCGTCCCTCTTGACCAAGTATACCAAGCAGTACCAGGATTTCAGAGCCGGGCTTGTACCACTTGATAAATTCGAGGACCACAGGAATGTCCTGCGGACCGATCAGAAGCAGCTCGGCGACATGGGCTTTGCCGTGGCTCCCGAGATGACCCCGCAGCAGACACTCATGCTGGCCTGTGGTCAATGTCACAACTCACGCCTCGATCCCACGATCACGCGCTCGCGCTTCAACGTGAACCTGGCGGCCATGCAGAACGCAGCCGCAGAGATCGACATCGCCATCTCGCGCATCAAGCTGGGTTATAGCCCGGAACGTTTGAAGCAGGATGGGATCAAGATCGTCTCGCCCATGGGAGCCGCGGTGGCCATGGAAAAAGGTGAACATCTTCTGACGATGCCGCCCCGCCGATTCAAGCAGCTGACCGATATCCAGATTGATGCTCTGGTGAAATACTTGGAAGAGCAAAAAAAGACGCTTCCTAAATGACCCCAAGCCCTCAGCAAAACTGAGGGCTTTTTTCTTTGTCGGGCTCGCTGAGAGTTCATGATATGATGGCCGCTACCACTCAAACGGGAAGCCTCATGATCAAGGACTCAGCTGCCATCACCATGGTCGCCTTGTTACTACTGTCCTGCGTATCACAGCAAAGCGTACGATCCGATCGCAGCGCGGTGCCCCGAGGTGAAGACTTAGGCCGCGCTGCCGGTGACCTTGCGCTCTCCAAAATTTATCTCGCGCAGACCCATGTTCTGCCAATGGGCAGCGAAATGCTCAGCCTCATTTCGAATCGTGACACTCTGCTCAAGGTCGATGTCCTGGGAAAAATTGAGGGACAGCCTCCCGCGGGTTCTGTCGAGCTGCAGCTAGGCGATCGGATGGAAACACTGGCTTTGGTCAGTCCCCGCAGTCTCCCGATCAACGCACCATCGGAACCTTCATGGAATGATGCCTATACCGCGATCCTGCCCAGAGAATGGATCCTGCCGGGTCTGAAACTTAAAATCATCGTGGCCTCCGCGATCACCGAACTGCAGCCGAAAATTGGAGCACCCAATCCCCTGGCGCTGACGCTCCTACGCATGCAGGTGTTTCAGCAGCCCAAACCTGCTCTGGAACCGGCAGGCTGGGAGGCCGAGGTCGCCGCCAAGCTCCCTGTTTCCGAACTCAACGTGAACCGCAAGGGCCCCTGGCTTTTCAGTGAAGTCGTCGTGCCGCCACGAGCGGACGTCAAACTTCCCGCCGTGCGCGTGCGTTCCACGGACGAATATCGGCAGAAAACCAGGCTGCCCTTTGATGGTGAGCAGGGTCTTATCCTCGGACTGACCAATGCGCTGCAGGTCGCCGCGGGCGACAATCGTTTGAGCGTCTATTACAGCTTCGCCTCGGGTGTGGGTGTCGGCGGTGGACTTGCGGACAGCTTCACGGCCATGGGCGTGGACGGCAACTATGCTGTGCTCCTGCATGAAGTCGGGCATACGCTTTCGCTCCCCCATTGGGCGAATAACCCTTCGTATCCCTATCAAACCGATCTGGAAGGCTTGCAGGGTGATCCGGGGCATGTGGGCCTTACCTGGGGTTTCGATGGCCGCAAGGGCCTTCAGGGTGAGATTCCGCTCCCCTATTTTATTCCGCCCACTGTTCAAAATAATACGATCGGACGCACGCCGGGCACTTTGAAAAAAGATCCCATGGCTGGAGGCGGCAGTGGGGATCAGGAGAAGGGTTTTTTATTCCGCATGTTCTCCGACTTCAGCGTCCGCAAAATGCAGACCTGGCTGGAGCAGGAACTTGTGCTGTGGGATGAAGCGCAAAAGCAATATGTGAAGTGGGACGCGCAGAAACTTTCCTATCAGCCGATCAAAAATGATGGCGTGAACCTTCCGCAATTCCGCGATGCGGCCACGTACAGCATACTCTATAGCACCAGCGCCGTGACCCCGGAGGCCAACTTTATTTATACTCCGATCGGGCCGCATGCGTCCCATCGCATAAGGACCTTTGATCCATCCCGCACCGAGGATCTGGAGGCGGCGCGACAGAGCTACTGCCTGCCGTCCTGTGACTTCACGCTGCGGGTGCGGGCCGGGGGGCGAACCAAAGATTACCTCGTCCGCGGGACGTGGAAGCCGGACGCAGATCCCTTGAACGTCAACTCGCACTTCGTCGGGGCCTTGAACCTGCCGGCCGCGGATGGGGCTATTCAGGAGGTTAACCTCCTTCTGACGCCCAAGGTGGAAAGCGTGGGTCTGCCTCCGAATCCCCAGCTTCTGGCCCGCTACCTCGCGCCCGGAACGCCTTAGCTCGTCAGATTTGCATGGAATCCTTTCATTTCACATCACGTTTCGTGAGGGGCTGTGGGTGGGAAAAGACGGCCAGCTCGATAAGATGAAAAACATCGAGCTTCCGTCTTTCACGAAAGGAATGAGCATGTATTTCAAAGCCACAGTCATCAGCCTCAGTTTACTCGTCGCCCAGGCGGTCCGCGCCGCGGTCCCTGCCCCCATTGATGCGCCACCGACGTCGATTCCGCCGATCGCGGACACGGCGACTCCGGACGAAATCGATGCGTCCCTGGATGATTTCAAACCGGAAGGCCGCGAATCAGCGGTGCCGCATCCTGATTTCAATCCCTATATCGGCAATAAGCCAAGTGACGATTGGCACAAGGACATGTATCAGCAGCTCTATAAAATGAAGGAAGCGGCCTATTCCGTGAAAAAATGGGGCTATGATAAATCCCATTCGAAGGTCTATGCCTACGGCTACTGGCTGGAAAAATCCCTTGATCAGTACCTGAAATACACCTACGAGTACAAAAACGGTCAGTATTATCCCAAGGCGTATAAGTACAAGAACTATTCTTACTATGCGACACGCGGCGACCATAACTACTACTATTACTACTACGTGCGCCCCATCTATTATCAGATCTACCGCGAGATCGCGTATTATTCGGGCCGGAATGATTCCTACTACAAGGGCACATTCAGCAACTTCTCGAAACGCTATAAGTCCTACACACGCTGTAACTATGGTTACAACGGCGACGATGCCAAGTCGAATTTTGATACGGAATCGGAACTGTTCGAAAAGAACGCGGGTCTTTAACGAAAAAGAGAGGGCTCGGCCCCCGGCCTGGCCCTCTCCCTTTTCAGCGGGCGCTGATGATCTTTTGAATCCAAAGTCTATTGCGCGCTTCATGCACGCTCGTGTAACGGTCCAGGATATTCTGCTGATATTCCACAGTCCCGTTCAGAATGCCGAGCTGCTGCCAACGGCCATCGCTGCCGCGGAACACGATCGGTCCACCCGAATCACCCTTATTCGTATACGCAGCGGCCATCACGATCGAACCACTGGAATCGCTCGTGGAATAGGTGCGGGCCGAACGTGAACGCATTTCCGCGCCGGCATTCAAAGTCCTGTCATGCTCGCCGGTTCCCACGGCCAGGACCGTGGCGCCCCGTCCAGGATAGCTGCTGGCCAAAGGCAGCGGCTTGATGCTGGTGGGAAGTGGTTCGGCCAAAGTCAAGACAGCGAGATCGGCGAAACGCTGATCATCGGCCTGGAAATCAAGGCGCGAGGCATCGATGCCGGCAGGCAGATCAAACTTCAAAACGGCCAGACTGTTTTTCTGAGGAAGCGCCTGACCCGGGCCGTAGATATTCACATAGGGTTTGCCGGTTCCACCCTGCACGCAATGAGCCGCGGTCAGGACATGACGCGAAGTCAAGGCTGTTCCTGTGCAGGATCCCAGCGCTGTATCACTGACCAGAACCACCGAGCTGCCCCAGGTTTGGTCGGCGCGACCAGCCACGATATCAAGATCGGAAGAGGCGGTGGACTCACCGCAGGCGTGGGCCAGGAGTGCGAGGAAAAGAGGAGACCAGATTTTCAAACGCATAAGGATCCTTTCAAACTCAATCAGGACAAGAGCTTCGCAGAATAATCCAGATGAAGCGCCTTGTCCAGACGGGCTTCTAACGTTCCTCGCCATGCGATGCAAGTTTTGGAAAGAGCTGGGGAAAGCCCTGCTGATGCCAGTAAGGGTAAAGGACGCGAGCTTCGCTGGCTGCATCCAGGCGTGCAATCTCGTCCGCGGAAAGCGACCAGCCCACGGCACCCAGGTTCTGCATGAGTTGCTCTTCATTGCGTGCACCGATGACGATATTCGAAACGGTGGGACGCGCCAGGATCCAGTTCAAAGCCACCTGCGTGATGCTCTTGTCACGTTCCTGCGCAATCGCTTCGAGCACATCGACGACGCGATACAAAAGCTCGTCTTCATAGCTGATGAATTGAATCTGACCGAGGCGGCTGTCCTTCGGCGCCGTTTGATTCCGCCGGATTTTTCCGCTCAGAGCACCGCCTGCCAATGGACTCCACACCATCGTGCCGACGCCCTGATCCAGACCGAGGGGCATCAGCTCCCATTCCAATTCGCGGCCCACCAGGGAGTAGTAAACCTGATGCGCGATATAGCGGCTCCAGCCGTGGCGCTCGGACACCGACAGCGACTTCATCAGATGCCAGCCCGAAAAATTCGAGCAGCCGATATAACGAACCTTGCCCGACCGCACCAGATCATCCAGGGCGCTCAGAGTTTCCTCGACCGGCGTGAAACTATCGAAGCCATGCATGAAGTAGACATCAATATAATCCGTGCCGAGCCTTTTCAAACTGGCTTCACAGGACTGCACCAGATGATGCCGCGACGAACCATAATCATTCGGTCCTTCGCCCGTGGGAAAGGTGGCCTTGGTCGAAATCAAAGCCTTGTCGCGCCGCCCTTCAAGAGCCTTGCCCAGGATGCTTTCCGCAAGGCCTCCGGAATAGACGTTGGCCGTATCAAAAAAATTCAGTCCCGCGTCCATGCAGATCGAGACAAGGCGGCTCGCTTCCTGAACGTTCGTCTCGCCCCAGGCCTTGAAAAATTCTCCCGATCCGCCGAAGGTGGCCGTTCCAAAACTCAGCACCGGAACCTTTAAACCTGATCGACCCAGTCTTCTATAGTCCATGTTGTCCCTCTTTCTGATATGCAAATGCCTTCAGTGATAACGAATCCGGGGATTCCCTGTACAGCTTTTTTCCATAAATTTTCGAAATTTACAGAAAACGCCCCAGTCGACGTTCCGTGAAGTCAGCGGCATCTGTACACAGGGTTTGGCATGAATTCATATTTTTCTGACATGAGTGTCTTTTGCTCGAAATCCTGGCCCAGGAAAGAGAAATATAAGCCGAAAAGATGAGGGACTGGTTCCTCTTTTCCGGGCAGGAGGCGGCGTTTGGCAGCTTTACAATCCATACTATCCAAAGCCTTGGACTATGCCACCGACCATCCGGGGCTGAGTCAAGAGGATATTAAAAAAATCCGCATGACCCACGTCGCCTGCGGTGTGCAGTCGGTGAACCTGATCACCTTGACGTTCATCCTTCTCGCTTTTAATATCTATTCCTTCTTCCCCTGGCTTTTCCTGGAACTCCTGGGCCTCATAGCCTGTTTGCACCTCGAAAAAAAGGGCCGATTCACGCTGGCCAAAACTGTCTTCTATGTCCCCATACTCCTCGCCGTGGCCGTCGCCTGCGCAGGTTTTGATGAAAAACTCCCGGTCATCGTTTATGGATTTCCACTCACCATCGCCCCGTTCCTGCTTTACGGCCGAAAGGAAACCAAGGTCATGTACCCGCTCGTTTTCGCGAGCGTCATACTCCTGGTGGCGGGTAACTTTGCTGCGGGCTTTCTGGATCCGATTTTTCCGATGTTCAGTCTTGCCGTCCTCCCGACGTTGACGGCCATTATCTTCAGCATGGCCCTGATCCTGACCGTGATGATCGTCCGCGGTTTTTTCGAAGAGAGTTACCGGGCCGAGCAAAAATACATTGAAGCGGCCAATACCATCTCGGAACAAAAGGAGCGCCTGCAGACCGTCTTCGATATCGTCGAGGAAATCATTCTGGTCGTCGGCGAAGGCGGCCGGATTCAGGAGGGCTTTTCCAAGTTCACGCGCTCGGTCATTCAAAGGCCCGAAGGCGATATCATCGGGCAGAATGCTTTCGACCTTCTGATCTCATCAGCCCACCATGATAGGGACGAGGTGGATCAGTGCCGCTCGGCCCTTGAAATGGCGCTCGGAGCCGCGGAAATCCAGTGGTTCGTGAATCAGGATAAGATCCTGCGGGAGCTGGAATTCACCTTCGCCGGTCAGCGCAAGGTCCTGGTCCTGAACTGGCAGCCCATCATCCGCAACGGCATCATCACCAACCTGCTTCTGATGGCCCGTGATATTACCCTGAGCCGACTGCATGATCGCATCAAGAGCGAGCAGCAGGAAAGGACCCAGGCCCTGATTGGAATCGTAGCCGCCATCATGAAAAGCAGTCGTCAGGCCGTCGAAGGTTTTCTGGTCAAATCCCAGCAAAAGCTCCAGGCTGTGGATGCGCACAACACGCAATCCGTCTTCTTTGAGCTGCACACCCTGAAAGGGGTCGCGCGTTCGCTTGGTCTGCAGGAAATCGCCAATCGCATCCACATCATGGAATCCTCGATCCGCGGCATGAAGGCCGCGGAACTCGGCAGCAAGTTAACAGCTCTGCGCGATTATATCGAAAGCAACCTGCAGATGGTGCGGGACATCGCCGGATCGCAGACCTCGTCCTATCCGATCGCTTTTCAGAATCTTTACGATGTGGCGAGTCACACCCGCCTCAACCTTTATTCGCTCCTGGAGAAGCACCAGATCGCGCTGGACTATTTTCGCGTGGATGATGCTGTCCTCGGCTGGAATTCAGCGGCTTTGGAAGTGATCCATGAGGCTTTGCTGCATGCGATCACCAATACCATAGATCATGGCTTCGTCTTTCCACGCCTGCGCCAGCAGCTGACGGCTCCCAAAGTCCAGCTGGATCTCAAGGCCTGGCACGAGGATTTTGATACGGTGATCGAGCTGAGTGACAACGGCAATGGCATCGACGACAGGGCGCTTCAGGCCCTGGCCAAACGCTATGACTTTGATCTTGCGCGGTTTGAAAATCCGCTCGATCTGCTCTTTGAACCGGGCGTCAGCAGCACGACGGAAGTATCCCTGACCAGCGGCCGCGGAGTCGGCACAGCCGCTGTGCGGGACGCGGCCACGCGTTTGAAAGGCAAGGCCTCGCTCAGGCGGAATCCTGAACGCGGTCTGACGCTGCGCCTGACGCTGCCGCGTGAAACCAGCCTCTATTCCACGCACACGCTGCAGATTCGCGGTCATAAAAGCAGTGATGCTGTTTAAGACCGAATGGCCTCCAGCAGTTCGCGCAGATGCGCGAGGCGCGTCGTTGGATTGATGAGGGTCGTTCGCAGATAAAGCCGTCCCCTCAGCCTTGTCTGGACCAAATAGAAACGTCCGCTGGCGATCAGGCGGCTTCGAATCTCTTCCTGCAGCCTGTCGCTGTCCTCATCACCCGCCTTGCCTTTATAACGAAAGCAGACGATGTTCGCGTCGGGCAGGACGGCAAGTTCAAAGTCGGGAGCGTCACGGATCAGCTGGGCGAAGTCCTTGGCCAGCTGTCCCATGGAAGCGATATAGTCGGCGAAAAAGGACTCGCCATAGCTGGCAAGGCTTGCATAGAGCACGAAGCCCATCATGTTCTTCGTGCATTCCAAAGTCCTGAGGCCCAGGTCATACCAGTTATCACGCGCCGTATGCGCATCCCCGAAAAGATAGGAGGCACTCTGCGCGAAACTTTCATAGGAATGCTTGCCTTGCCGGAACATAACCGCCGTGATCAGGGCCGGCGTCAACAGCATTTTATGCGCGTCCCAGACGACCGAATCCGCGCGTTCGATACCCTTCAGCTTGTCTTTCCAGGCCGGAGCCAAAACAAACGAAGCTCCATGCGCACCATCCACATGAAACCAAAGTTCATGTCTTGCCGCAAAGTCGGCGATCGCATCCAAGGGATCCATGGCCCCGGTAGCTGTGGAGCAGGCGCTGCCGACCACGGCGATCACCCGGCGTCCCTGCCTCGCCGCTCGCTGCAGGCCATCTTCAAGACGATCCGCGCGCATGCGAAAGTGCTCGTCACTCGGAATCAGGATAACGCCCTCTTCACCCCAGCCCATGATCTGGGCGGAGCGTTTGATGCAATAGTGAGCCTGATCGGAAACCAGAACAGCCAGAGGCGGTGCCGAACCCTGTCCCTCACGCCACACATCAAAGCCTGCCTTGGCCTGCCGTGCGGCGAGAAGCGCAGTCAGATTACCGGCAGAGCCTCCGGAGGTGAGCACACCATCGGCGTCCTCGCCATAACCAAGGTGGCGAGCCATCCACAGCAGGGCACGCCGCTCCATGGCTGTGGCCACCATACCCATCTCATAGACGGCGGAACCATTATTGAGGAGCGAGGATAATAGAGAAAAAAGCCCCGTCAGGGGCAAAGGCGAAGTAACCTGATGACCCACATAATGCGGGTGATGCAGATGATTCGATCCGGCGACGACCTCACGCATCAATTCCTGAGGATCCCGCGGCTTTTCAAAATCAGACGACCAGCGCTTCAGCATCGCGTCGGGTGGAACCCAGGGAAGCACAGGGCCGGCCGTCCTGGGATCCCCAACTTTTTGTAGGTAATCAGTGAGCAGATCGACAGCCGCGTGCGCATGACGTCGAAAATTTTCCGAATCCCAGGCGTCAGATGTTTGCAAAGTGTTCTCCTGGATCGTGGTGCTTGACTTGAAGCCTTCTACAAAGATCCAGGAACCAAGGGAAGAAAAAACGTCAGGCATGGGAACAGGCTGGGAAGCGCACCCCTCCTGCATTTTAACTTTGAAAATGATTCTCAACTTCGCTATCATTACCCCGGACAACTGAGGAGAACTGGAAAATGATCAAGAATTTTGGTGCTTTTAGCTGTGCAGTGGCCATGGGCCTTCTCACAGGCTGCGGTGGTGATAGCGACTCGAATGACACGACAGCGGCCACTCCTGCCGAGCCAACCCAGAAGGTTTTGGCGGTTTCCGCAAGCGGCCATGATCGGCTCTTCGGCGTCGCGTTTGACAGCCAAGGCAACTTCTATGCGACGGGCTCCGTGGCGGATTCGACGGAAACCACCGCGGATTCAAAAATGCTCGTCGCCAAATTCAAAGCCGATGGTGAACTCGATACCGGCTTTGGAACCAATGGTTACGCCATTCACAATGCGATCGTCGGTGCGGGCGGTGAAGTGGCTCGCAGTATTCTTTTGCAGGATACGGGCAAGATCGTTATTGCCGGAACGGTGGAACACGCTGGGGCCCAGGATGCCCGTGACCGCGATATCGCCCTTCTGCGTCTGAACGCAGATGGATCCTTGGACAGCAGCTTTGGAACGAATGGAGTTGTGACCCTCGATCTGAGCGAAGGTGAAGTCAGTGGAACGAGTTTCGTGGCCGACAGTCTGGGTGGTTTGACTGCCGATAGCAGCGGTCGCCTTGTGGTTCATGCCTCGAAGAAACGTGATGGGGCCACCGATACGGATTTTGTACTGCTGCGCCTGAGCGCCGACGGTGTGCTCGATACGAGCTTCGGCACCGCGGGTCAAACCT
This Oligoflexus sp. DNA region includes the following protein-coding sequences:
- a CDS encoding pyridoxal phosphate-dependent decarboxylase family protein, yielding MQTSDAWDSENFRRHAHAAVDLLTDYLQKVGDPRTAGPVLPWVPPDAMLKRWSSDFEKPRDPQELMREVVAGSNHLHHPHYVGHQVTSPLPLTGLFSLLSSLLNNGSAVYEMGMVATAMERRALLWMARHLGYGEDADGVLTSGGSAGNLTALLAARQAKAGFDVWREGQGSAPPLAVLVSDQAHYCIKRSAQIMGWGEEGVILIPSDEHFRMRADRLEDGLQRAARQGRRVIAVVGSACSTATGAMDPLDAIADFAARHELWFHVDGAHGASFVLAPAWKDKLKGIERADSVVWDAHKMLLTPALITAVMFRQGKHSYESFAQSASYLFGDAHTARDNWYDLGLRTLECTKNMMGFVLYASLASYGESFFADYIASMGQLAKDFAQLIRDAPDFELAVLPDANIVCFRYKGKAGDEDSDRLQEEIRSRLIASGRFYLVQTRLRGRLYLRTTLINPTTRLAHLRELLEAIRS